The sequence GGTGGTGCGCGTCTTCCTTCAGGAAGGGCAGCCGTCCAAGGTGTTGACGCTCATCGGTGAGCGTCAGGAAATCGAGGTCGCCGAACACGGGAGCGCCGGCGCGGCAGGGAAGCGGCGGCGGCGGAAGGTCCAATATCGAACCCGTGCCGGCTCCTCGGGGTGAGGAGGTCATGAGCGATCAAAATTTCGAAGTGGGGGATTGGGTGCGCCATCCGGAGTTCGGCGACGGGCTGATCCTGGAGGCGAAGGGCGGCGGCGAATCGGCCTCGGTCCTCGTCTCGTTCCCGGACAATTCGCGCCGCCGGCTGATGGTCAAGTTCGCTCGATTGAGCCGACTGGAGCCGCAACCGGGGCCGTCGTCCCGGAGCAAGCAGGAGGGGAAAGCTCGCGCCAAGCCAGGTAAGAAGCGCGCCGGGGGCAAATAGCGTGGCGGGGACCACTCCCGCCGCCGGACTTCTCGCGGCCGCGAAGGCTCTTCTGCCGCTCGCGGCGGCGCGCTACTCGAACTTCCCCGTCGGCGCGGTGATCGAGGATGACTCGGGGGGTGTCCACCCGGGCGTCAACGTCGAGAGCGTGAGCTACGGCCTGACCGTGTGCGCCGAACGATCCGCGCTGTTCGGCGCCCTCGCGCGCGGCGCCAGGGCATTCCGCCGCCTCGCGGTGGTTGCCGAGCGCCTGAAGCCGGTATTGCCCTGCGGCGCCTGCCGGCAGGTTCTCTTGGAATACGCGCCCGACCTCGTCATCGTGGTCGAAGGCGCGGACGGCCGTCCTGAGGAAATCGCCCTGCGCGATCTCCTTCCTCGCCCCTTCACGCGCCTCCAACCCGCGCCCTGATTCCGCGGCACCCGGATCGGCGATGAAAGAGCTAATCCAACGCAAGCGTGACGGCGCCGAGCTCTCGTCCGACGAGATCGAATATTGGATTCAGGGCGTGGCCGACGGGAGCGTTCCCGACTACCAGAGCGCCGCGCTCCTCATGGCCATCACGATCCGCGGGATGACCCGAGCCGAGACGATCGCGCTCACCGAGGCGATGCTCCATTCCGGGCGCACGCTGGATTGGTCCAAGCTGGGCCGCCCCACCGTCGACAAGCATTCGACCGGCGGCGTGGGGGACAAGGTCTCGCTCGCGCTGGCGCCCTGGGTCGCCGCGTGCGGCGCGGCGGTGCCGATGATCGCCGGGCGCGGCCTCGGGCACACCGGCGGCACGCTGGACAAGCTCGAGGCGATCCCGGGATTCCGGGTGAAGATCGATCCCGAGGCGTTCCAGTCCCAGCTCCAGAAGATCGGCGTCGTGATCGCCGGTCAGAGCGATGACCTGGCGCCCGCGGACCGCGAGCTCTACGCGCTCCGCGACGTGACGGCCACGGTCGAGTCGGTGCCTCTCATCGTGTCGAGCATCCTCAGCAAGAAGTTCGCTTCGGGGGCGGGCGCCGTCGTCTTCGACGTCAAGTGCGGCGGCGGCGCGTTCATGCGGAGCCGAGAGGAGGCGCTGGCCCTGGCCCGCGAGCTGGTCTCGACCGCGCGCGAGCTGGGCCGGAAGGCGCGGGCCCTCCTGACCGACATGGCGCAGCCGTTGGGCGACGCGATCGGAAATGCCAATGAGGCGGCGGAGGCGTTCGGCATGCTCCGAGGCGGCGCCCCTTCCGATCTCACCGAGCTGACGCGCGACCTCGGGACGGCGATGCTGGTCCTCTGCGGGGTGGCGCGCGAGCGGTTCGAGGGCGGGGCGCGAATGGATCGAGCGCTGGAATCGGGCGAAGCCCTCCGCCGGGCCGAGGCACTCGTCGAGGCACAGGGGGGCGACCCTCGGGTCGTGGCCGATCCGACGCTGCTTCCGCGCGCCGCGGTCGAGAGCCTCGCCCTCTCGCAGCGCTCGGGGTCCGTGACCGGGATCGACGCGCGGGCGCTCGGCGAGCTTTTGGTCGCCATGGGCGGCGGGCGCCGGCGCAAGGAGGACGCGATCGATCCCGCCGTGGGGATCCGCCTTCTACGGAAGATCGGGGACCGCGTGGAAGCCGGGGAGCCCG is a genomic window of Candidatus Eisenbacteria bacterium containing:
- a CDS encoding thymidine phosphorylase encodes the protein MKELIQRKRDGAELSSDEIEYWIQGVADGSVPDYQSAALLMAITIRGMTRAETIALTEAMLHSGRTLDWSKLGRPTVDKHSTGGVGDKVSLALAPWVAACGAAVPMIAGRGLGHTGGTLDKLEAIPGFRVKIDPEAFQSQLQKIGVVIAGQSDDLAPADRELYALRDVTATVESVPLIVSSILSKKFASGAGAVVFDVKCGGGAFMRSREEALALARELVSTARELGRKARALLTDMAQPLGDAIGNANEAAEAFGMLRGGAPSDLTELTRDLGTAMLVLCGVARERFEGGARMDRALESGEALRRAEALVEAQGGDPRVVADPTLLPRAAVESLALSQRSGSVTGIDARALGELLVAMGGGRRRKEDAIDPAVGIRLLRKIGDRVEAGEPVAVIEAHRDAPEWADAALRAYAIGDEPPAPRQLVLEQIME
- the cdd gene encoding cytidine deaminase, whose translation is MAGTTPAAGLLAAAKALLPLAAARYSNFPVGAVIEDDSGGVHPGVNVESVSYGLTVCAERSALFGALARGARAFRRLAVVAERLKPVLPCGACRQVLLEYAPDLVIVVEGADGRPEEIALRDLLPRPFTRLQPAP